ATAATCCTGTTACAAGTCAACAAGGTATGTACTTAGCATACATGTGTGAACAAAAGTAACTTTGTGTTGCATTGGAATTCATTCAAGCCTCACACGATGGGTGGGACTTCCAAAATTATTTATTACTTAAGCTAGGTAATCGATAAGCTGTGTGCACATTAAAGGCTACTGGTTGGCTGGTGGCCTAGTGGAGGTGGTTCACAAAAATACTGGTCTTTGCAGctagtgcaataattataatccctCAGAAATGCTACCTACCTCCTCCATAGTATTTAATCTCTTGTAGACAGTATTGTCCCGTATTCTGATACTCTGTTCTTTGTACGTTCCATCAATTTGAATACCCTCCTTCCTCCCCCCATATCTCCTACAGCTGGCTCTATTGGTGGAACAGTGGGGGGAAGCATCACCGGAGTACTAGTCCTGCTTGCCTTGCTGATACTAATCCTTGTTGTGCTATTGTTACTGATAAGAAAACGAAACAAAAACCCATGTAAGTTTAATATCTTAAACAGGTGTAATTGTATTCATGATTTTTTTCGCTGCTTGTGATGCAGATAAACTCCAGGCTGGTAACTACTGTGAACCCTCTATGCTCAATATACCAGAGTCCCCTGAAGGCACGCCTCATCCTGCCTTCCATAATCCAACCTACTGCGATACTGCCACTAGTCCACAGAATGCAGAGAGAGACTTCAGCAATCCACTGTACACTGAGAGCAGCGAAGGTGAGGGGCTTAGGGTGTGCATGTTTACTTTATGCTCACTGCCAGTGCAAagtgtacagtggaacccttAGCTCTTAGCCTTTgtggacacctttggggaacaatgtttcaGCCAGGGCCCTGCGTGggcctttgttgaggagtTGTTTTAATTCGTACATACCGAGActaactgttcatttgggacctgggtgcctggccttTATGTAAGAGTGGCCTTTAGGAGGGGCTCCACTGTATTAACTTAGTGATATTGTTGTGTACAGACAAATACTGTATaagtttataataattatgaacagtTGGACACTTATTTTATTCATCGTCTGTACACTGTATGATAAAAGAATATCTTCTCTCCAGAGGGCCACGGTAATGGAGGTGCAGTTTATGAAGATGGAGCTTATGCAACAGTGGGTGTTCCAACAGGTGACAACTACAACAGACTGCAACATACAACCACCAAACCGTTGCCATCACAACCCCCGCCCTCGCCCTTGGAGTACTCTTATATCTCTGTGAGATCTGGGAACAACCAAACAAGGAACACAGCTAATGGATACTCTCTTATTAACAATCAGTGATGTGTGCAATTTTATACCATTCGTATTCATGCAGCTTCTTTCATCGTTTTGTTATTTTCATGACCCTTTGCCATACGCAGGTAATAAACATGTTGTTATTATGATGATCCTTTGCCAGACAATTATTGCTATAGGTAATGATCGATAAATTAATAAACACAATATGGACATACGTCCACTCACTGCACTGGTGATGAAAAACAATTGCTAAAATTTTTAATTGCAAAACAAGTTGCAAAACAgtctataattaatgatttagTTCGATCCTCTCTATAGCAGTCACTTTAAGCAGTAGGGTCATGGATCTGGCGAGGTGCGCCATAGCTCATGCCTGTTTGACTAGCTCCCTTGTTTGAGCCCATCTGGAGACCAATGACATTCTGCCCTGCCTTCAACTGTTCATCAGTGAAGTCTCTTTTGTTTGCAGCTGCCTCCTTTGGTCCAATGGTAGGTCCATTAAATCCCTTCTTGCCAGCTTTTCTACCAACAGCATGGATACCATTGACCACCTGCATAGGAAACACGTAACACAACATCAAAACCAGTCAGAGAATAGGACAATGCAATTACGAAATGCTATTCCCAATGGGCTAAAATTTAATGTGGACTGGTTATGTCAACAACATCAATCAGCCAGTAGTCTACAATAATGACCTAACTGTGTCAACAGGATAACCTTACGTACCCACAAAACCTAGCAGACTGTGTACAACACTGCTTTCAGTGCACTCTTATCTCAATGCTCTCTTGGGTTGTAACAACAGGTAGCCATGTTATGAACACGCTACACAATTCCCAAAAAAGTTCACTTGATTACAACCCACCACAGATTACTAAGGGCCAACATACAAGCTGCTAATAAACTCTAATCGTGTGTCTCAGCACCTGTATCCACCAAGGAAACCATAGAATTACACTTTTCCACATGCTTACCTGGGGTATATTTTGAGCCTCGAACAAGTCCACAGTCTGGAACAGGTCTGTTTTAGGTACGCCATAAGCAACGCAAGCATCGAGGAAATTCCCGATGTTCTCCATCTACAAGAAATAAGGACAACGTAACCAACTACATAATACACTGTTGAAATACAGCACAATCGTACGTACCTGCTTGAAGGCCATCTTGCTTTCGTTGATTTTTCTCACAGATCCAGGTTGAATCGTGTTAATCAGCTTGCAGAGGATGCGGCCATCTTTGCAGGAATCTTGGATTGGGCCTTCAACAGTTTCTCCAATCACATCACCCATCCACTCTCTAGCTTCTCTCTCTAGTTCCGGGCTATATTTGCCCTGTATCTATGAGGAAAGGTGAAGCCTTggtgtaattaattaattgccaATTATTCAGCTACTAAGAATGTAAACACTGTCTGCTTACTTTATCAGATACTTCAGCTGTCATTCCATAGCCTCTAGGTCGATCAGACATTGTGTGAGAGCTATTAAAAGTCGGTGTCTAGCTTTATAAAACTGGAACTCACTTGCCCAATGCACGCAATTTTTACaaggataattattatagcacttCCGCTTTTGTGCCACAAATGCGCCATGCGCAGGAAGAGTACATTTTTGACTGTTAGTATTTTTACATTGTTAATATCACACATGAATTGAAATGTGCTAGGTCTCAAAAACTGTTATATCAGCTCAAACAAAATTTAATGATTGGACGATTGTTCATACTCCAGATAGTGGGGGTCATTGCTCGGCAATCTGGCGAGGTTTACCATAGTCCATGCCTGCTTGACTAGCTCCCTTGTTCGAGCCCATCTGGAGACCAATGACACCCTTGCCAGCCTGCAACTGCTCATCAGTAAATTCCCTCTTGTTTTGTTGCGACTCCTTTGCTCCAATGGAGGGTGAAAATCCCTTACTGCCAGCCTTTCTACCAAGAGCATGGATCCCATCGATTACCTATTAAATTTAAGGTGAAACAAACATTACTAATCATTGACCATGAAGCAGCTAAATATTCTCACCTGAGGCATATTAGTTGCTTCGTACAAACTGACAGTTTGAAACAAATCCAGCTTGTTTACTCCATATGTTTCGCAAGCATCCAAAAATTTTCCGATGTTCTCCATCTAACAATTGAATTAATTACAGTGTGTCCGATGTGAGGACATAAATCACACGTACCTGCTTGAATGCCATTTTGCTTGTGTTAACCTTGTTTACAGATCCTGGACAGATTACATTGATTAGTTTGCAGAGGAGCACGCCGTCCTTGAGCCCTTCGTGAAGGGTATCTGGATTGCCATCTATTGCCAGTTCCTCTTCTGGTTCAGTAACTTGATTGATCCAATCTCTTGCTTGTGCATCCAAACTAGCATCATACTTCCCTGCAATCTATATGATACATAAGGGAGTAGTTGTAGATTGAGAAACAAGACAAATTAGACAACTTTACCTTGGCTGCTACTTCAGCAGTCATTCCAAATCCTTGTGGTCTATTAGCCATTATGCTTGTGGGTAAGTTGAAGTAGTAGTTGCAGTGTAAAGCACAGAGAAGTTAGAGAAATGTAAGTGCTTGCAGAGCCCTGTTGCTACCTTATATATTAATTTGCTGCCCTTGAGTCACGCATGCGCAATTACTCCAACACAATATTTTCTTCCATATAAGGTCACATACCACAGCATCCATaggaacaaagcattatttctAATGTCTGGTATTTGGATGCCAGCCAGTTGTCCTACACACTGGATATACTTGTACCTTACTGCAACTGCCCATAAAAACATCAGACAGACTCACAAGCACTATTTCTGTTGTATGCAATGTATTACAACAAACCTCAATAGTTATGCTGGTGTACAGGCGTAATACCCGGTAATCATTTTCTGATAATGGAGAAGTGTCACTAGCAGTCTTAACTATACATCATTATGGTTGTAATATCTAGCCTCAACTTTGTACATGACATAGACCAGCTAGAAAGCAGCTGTCATTTAGGAGGTCCATCTTGGTCTCTCCCTCTGACCACATTCCAACCACTCAATTGTCCAAACCACAAAGTACACAACACTGTGGTTGTGATGTAATTAGCTGACATTCCAGTGATTCCACCACTCTGCAGGGTAAACATCCAATAAAGGAGATCATTTTAAGAATTCCATGAATGAATGaaaacagctatatatacgtTGACTCATCAGGATGCACTCCTGACGTCATAAACAACATTATTTAGTTATAGCTAGAGGTCTTCAACCAAAATTAGTAAAAGCTTGTTGATAAACAGATGACATACAGGTTTTAATAAGTAGCTTAACATTTTTGTGTCGTCACGAAATACCGGCCAGAGTGCCAACAAATTAATATCATCTGCCCAtatgtcattataattatccgGTGCTGCATTATTTTATGGTTACCCTGTATGTGTACACAGGAGTATAATTACTCACATTACAGCGTCTGGTAGCCAACGTTACGTTGTGGCTGAGTGGGAGGTTATAACACAGTATACACAGCTGCTGCAAATCATGCCATCAACACTACACATTGTTATATACACAGGAGAGAGGAATCTTTCCTACAGGAAGTTGAATTGTATACCCTTGTTCTATACCACACATTACATGCACTTCTAATTATAGGCAACCAATTGTAAACGTCTCCTAGGATCCATAAATCCCCCATTAGCCTATTATCGATAGATATATAGCACACATCGAAGCAAATTATTCTCATAAATGGTCATGTACAGCTAGGTACAATTAAAACACACAACAGCTAGTTTCGTGCAAGCTGACAACATACATTATCCCATTTAGGTTGATCACACTTCAATCATTAGCAGAGTCAACAAATTCATTTTAAATTGACAAAGTAATGTAACAAAATAGACAAATAactgcatacatacatacatacatcatgaAAAGTGATTACAGATTGAGTTTTAGAATTGGAAACCGCCCTCAGGCAATTGTGTGTTGGTATTAAACATATATTGTTCTCCGTCCTTGGCAGGGTTTGGGGCCAGCTGTAAGTCCACTTGGTCCTGGTCATCACCGAAATACTTGTCAATAATTCTCAGTGCAATCTTGTACACTTGTTCACTGCTGTGCTGCTGCAAGTGCTCGATCTTGTCcaggcctgtgtgtgtggtgtgtggggggtgacactgttgtacatgtactttgacAATGGAGATCATCTTACAATGTGCACCCACCCATGAAATACAACCCCACAATACATCTGACTGTACAGTAAACCACACATTGCATTATACAGCTTTGTGGCAAGTTTTTGgccattatacagaggtggcctttgttgagtgCTTGTTTtgcacacaaactgttcatttgggacctggccttTATATCAAAGTTGGCCTTTCTTCAAGGCTGGCCATTAGCATTTTTCAAACTATACTctactgacacacacacacacacaccataggCCTCCTCCACCATGAGGGCAAAAGGGTTGACATTCTTCACAGCGTCCTGTTGTCCTATCTTGAGTATATTCTCCAGTCCCTCCAGAGTGATCATGACCATACGAGGATCTTGCACTGTCAGCAGATCACACAGCGGCTTTACGCAACCAACGTCCACCAAGTATCTGCAAGTGAGTGGGCGGGAAAAGCCTGTCACGTACAAAGAGCTATTGAAATCATCCATTAGCTTTGAAtttggacaatctgaacacaaattacaaaCTCATaaagatacataattataattatatcaggagtgtatgaagtcCACTCCTGATtatatagatagatagatagatagatagctACCAAAACTACCTCACCAGAAAATGTACAAAACGTAAAGGTATGAATTAAAGCCCCACTCAAAATAGACTCAACAAGTATGCAAAAGTGTCAATTTTCCAAAGGCAGACAAGTAGCTAATAAGGTGTCAATTAACTGTATTCTGGGctacactacatgtatctagtgAGACTTGACAGCCTCAAGAATTCATCCAGTGGTAGTGTGGGAAGACATGAATGACAACTTGGCATCATCTCAAGTTGCACTCTCAAATAATGGTCCAGGAGTTAATCTAATTACCACCTCTTCCTCTGCTGAAGCCAAACACTACACACCTCAAAAGAACATAATAAGATTTCCATTGGGTGCATTTTGTGTTACAGACACAAAGAATTAGTTAGCCAAAAGGTTTctttacagtcatgtacatgtaggagcaACCTAATCTCCCAATAGCCTGTAAGCAAAATGTTCATTAAGTACAACTCAAAGCTTTGCTGCATACTGATTTAGACTTATCGATatatgtcacatgactggtCACCTGATCTGCTCGGCTGTTCCCCCCTGTGTGGCGTTGAGTACCGCCCACGCAGCCTCCTTCCTCGTCTTGTAGTCCACCCCCGAGCTGAGCACCTCGATTAGTAGCGGGAATATGTTGCAGTCAATcacagtctgtgtgtgtggagggggtaaTACAAGTTCACAATAAGGTACTTAAAAACTAAAAGGTTTTAGAAGACTCCATTTTAAAGAATGTTGGACCCACTCATCAATAGCACACCTCCACATGTTTGGTacgtgcatacatgtacaaaccagTACTAGACATCATGTAACTGAAAACTATCCAAtaatgtacatttgtacagAATTTTGTCAATTTCTaacaattaacacacacattgttcCAGTTAGCCCCTACCACCATCAGACTCCCACCTGTATCTGCACTCTGTTGCCGGCGGTGACGTTGGATAGAGCCCAACACGCCTCCTTCTTGACTCCCTCGAAGCGACTGCTCAGGAGATGTTGTAGTGCAGGCAGAACTGAGCAGTTGAGCAGCAGCTGTgggagtggagtgggtgggtggggttataattatatggacagTCATTAgactccttcactggcctcccctgaaaagaaggcctgctactgactttTTACGTATacgcaaaaataattattggatatttttttACTATAAAACTGGAATTTTTGCTACAAAAATATCAAATGAATaaacagacaaagaatacaaattcataataattattaaagccacacacagagctatataactggttagctacatgtaaagacagagctgtaggtttgttgcagcagctattttctttctgataaAGTCTAGTCAGCTTTCCCTCCACaatgttgcaggctgtgagtcttttgttagcatagcatagctatcagaatgctatcagatgggctagaaaccttcaatcgaactttctatctactttcttcaatccacttccatttgttgtgacgtcattgttttactgagcatacacgttgttatctTGCGTTTGCCggtatctggctaatggttagcgcaaGCGCACACAGTCGATACCAGACCCACTCTtagaggaagtgcggcctgagaTTGAggccacatgtacatgtacattacaatGTATGCACGAGAATACGTATTGCCACTGTATGACACTACAAAACAATTGGCTCTGGAAATGCCAGTCAAATTCTCGAGCGAGAGTGGCCAATTTCCATAAATGGCCTGAAAAGCACAATTAATTAAGACTGGTATTTGTACACTTGATTTAGTTACAGGATCAAGCTTTATAGCTCATACACAAATTGTGTACCTCACAAAATTCCAAAATGCCAGACATACTTTTACAAAAGACCTTGTTTGAAGCACtgtattgtggtcaccctctatgCAATACACAGCCAGGTTTATGTGCCCCCAAGTAAGTCTCCATGGACctgaccacctctttattacagccactgttggtctacccaaGGGGTGACTTCTATAGGAACAAGCTTCACTGCTACTAACCGTACAGACCTCACAATTACAAGTGTCAATAtacacacatatcacacagatgtgcagtgcagtgcatctATTAAGCACCTGTGTCTGACGGTCGTCCCCTGTGAGGATGTTACCCACGGCTCGTAGGGCAGGGGCTAACACTTTCTTATCAGGGAAGAACAACAGCTCCACCAGACGTCGACATAAACCACCATCCACTATACGCTGGATACGATCGTTAGGACCATCACCTGAGGAGGGAGGGAAGTACTGAAGCCTGTCTCTACTGTGGTCTccctataagcaggccaccctctatcagaggaggtacgacatgcgtGCCTCGACCTAGCAATTAGCCTcccacgctcaacgttattgcacAGGCTTAATTGCTCAATCGAGGCACGCACTCATCCTCTGGCCCTCTATAAAGCGAGGTAATGGTCTCCATAGCAATGTGTTTGGGCCTGTGTTAGTAGGCCACCTCTTATTACAGCCCACTGTGTCTGCCGGATGGTGACTCACAGTACAAGTATTGACTAGATCAAAGGCCACACAGCTGTCAGGAATGCTCTATATTAGATCACTACTTCCTGTTTCAAGCCATTAAAGAAAAGGTGGTAATTGCTCGAGGTTACTGCTCACCAATGAACGCGACAGACCAAGCGCAGTTACAGAGAACCTCCATATCCTCAGAGTGGAGTAGTTTAGCCAGCACTGGAATGGACAGTTGCACCtgtcatgtgtgtgggtggaggggaTACAGGTTACA
This genomic stretch from Halichondria panicea chromosome 16, odHalPani1.1, whole genome shotgun sequence harbors:
- the LOC135349699 gene encoding muscle-specific protein 20-like translates to MSDRPRGYGMTAEVSDKIQGKYSPELEREAREWMGDVIGETVEGPIQDSCKDGRILCKLINTIQPGSVRKINESKMAFKQMENIGNFLDACVAYGVPKTDLFQTVDLFEAQNIPQVVNGIHAVGRKAGKKGFNGPTIGPKEAAANKRDFTDEQLKAGQNVIGLQMGSNKGASQTGMSYGAPRQIHDPTA
- the LOC135349697 gene encoding transgelin-3-like, which produces MANRPQGFGMTAEVAAKIAGKYDASLDAQARDWINQVTEPEEELAIDGNPDTLHEGLKDGVLLCKLINVICPGSVNKVNTSKMAFKQMENIGKFLDACETYGVNKLDLFQTVSLYEATNMPQVIDGIHALGRKAGSKGFSPSIGAKESQQNKREFTDEQLQAGKGVIGLQMGSNKGASQAGMDYGKPRQIAEQ